From Danio aesculapii chromosome 18, fDanAes4.1, whole genome shotgun sequence, a single genomic window includes:
- the pllp gene encoding plasmolipin: MADFPGKVNTQTSSQEPQRSFAISSSVDMGFIKSIPGILLIAEIVVGLLVWTLIASTPHYLIPALGWVLFVSITLWLLSIALLVILLLSLHQRLPSVPWPLVLLVFYSVAALLYLTAFLANAATVPGGYYQGHLGASAFFGIVETLLYTSSSYFAYLGWRGEGQNAAGSTVPV, encoded by the exons ATGGCGGATTTTCCTGGGAAGGTCAACACTCAGACCAGCTCACAGGAGCCTCAGAGAAGTTTTGCAATCTCATCAAGCGTTGACATGGGTTTTATCAAGAGCATTCCTGGAATCCTGCTTATAGCTGAAATC GTTGTTGGATTATTAGTGTGGACGCTGATTGCCAGTACTCCCCATTACTTGATACCTGCTTTAGGCTGGGTGTTGTTTGTGAGCATTACTCTGTGGCTTCTGAGCATTGCCCTGCTGGTTATCCTGTTGCTGAGTCTTCATCAGCGTTTGCCCTCAGTGCCCTGGCCTTTGGTG CTGTTGGTGTTCTATTCAGTCGCAGCTCTTTTGTATCTCACTGCTTTTCTGGCTAATGCTGCAACCGTTCCTGGTGGGTATTACCAGGGTCATCTAGGAGCCTCTGCA TTCTTTGGTATAGTGGAGACCCTGTTATACACAAGCAGCAGCTATTTTGCCTATTTGGGCTGGAGAGGTGAAGGGCAGAACGCAGCAGGGAGCACAGTGCCCGTGTAG
- the arl2bp gene encoding ADP-ribosylation factor-like protein 2-binding protein, with product MYACSRCRGSSDFRKDVGRLMMDARESEDLLGGNENIVDMQSLDEEDFAVSKSSDADAEFDIVIGNIEDIIMEDEFQHLQQSFMEKYYLEFDDSEENKLSYTPIFNEYIEILEKHLEQQLVERIPGFNMDAFTHSLKQHKDEVSGDILDMLLTFTDFMAFKEMFIDYRAEKEGRGLDLSTGLVVKSLNSSSASPLTSSMASQSS from the exons ATGTACGCGTGCTCCCGTTGCCGTGGCAGCAGCGATTTCAGGAAGGACGTTGGGCGATTAATGATGGATGCTCGAGAGTCag AAGATCTGCTGGGCGGCAACGAGAACATAGTTGACATGCAGAGTTTGGATGAAGAGGACTTTGCTGTTTCAAA ATCATCAGATGCCGATGCAGAATTTGACATAGTAATTGGGAACATCGAGGATATTATAATGG AGGATGAGTTCCAGCATCTTCAACAGTCTTTTATGGAGAAATATTACCTTGAGTTTGATGACTCAGAGGAGAACAAGCTCAGCTATACACCCATTTTTAACGAATAT ATTGAAATCCTAGAGAAGCATCTGGAACAGCAGTTGGTGGAACGAATTCCTGGATTTAACATGGATGCCTTCACCCATTCACTTAA ACAGCACAAAGATGAAGTCTCAGGTGACATACTTGACATGCTGCTTACTTTCACTGATTTTATGGCCTTTAAAGAGATGTTCATTGACTACAGAGCT GAAAAGGAGGGCAGAGGATTGGATCTTAGCACCGGACTAGTGGTAAAGTCTTTAAATTCTTCCTCCGCTTCACCTCTGACCTCAAGCATGGCCTCACAGTCCAGCTGA